One Aegilops tauschii subsp. strangulata cultivar AL8/78 chromosome 7, Aet v6.0, whole genome shotgun sequence genomic window carries:
- the LOC109754954 gene encoding putative F-box protein At1g47730, whose translation MLPSSLPADVIFEILSRVPVKSACRFRCVSRSWHALISGRAFIAAHGARAKPLLLFLDNSSWKTRSQLVDMDGNLIRTIKRASHMNWTYRLDGPICLTEDYRITAGDRKFIVNVIDLATGNVIWRTSEELNPYWISNVNVGCAVPSGTYKLVCLSNTGAEEPCMVLTLEDDPVWRQRFERT comes from the exons ATGCTGCCGTCGTCGTTACCAGCCGACGTGATCTTCGAGATACTCTCAAGGGTACCGGTGAAGTCGGCCTGTAGATTCCGATGCGTGTCCAGGAGCTGGCACGCTCTCATCTCCGGCCGGGCGTTCATCGCCGCGCACGGAGCCCGCGCGAAGCCGCTACTCCTGTTTCTCGACAACTCCTCCTGGAAAACCCGCAGCCAGCTCGTGGACATGGACGGCAACCTCATAAGAACGATCAAGAGGGCAAGTCATATGAATTGGACCTACCGCCTCGACGGTCCCATTTGCCTCACGGAAGATTATCGCATCACTGCGGGCGACCGCAAGTTCATAGTCAACGTGATCGATCTCGCCACTGGGAATGTGATCTGGAGGACCTCTGAAGAGTTGAACCCTTATTGGATTAGCAATGTCAACGTCGGTTGTGCCGTCCCATCTGGCACGTACAAGTTAGTCTGCCTCAGCAACACGGGTGCTGAAGAGCCTTGCATGGTTCTCACATTAGAAGACGACCCCGTGTGGAGGCAG AGGTTCGAGAGAACGTGA
- the LOC109754894 gene encoding protein DMP3 translates to MEQLRIFLVERTMASPPSSTVIQMPPTPHNNGEPTLAPATPKDAGDVPTTAPAAAAGPAPTATDKVMSSAANLAQLLPTGTVLAYQALSPSFTNHGKCFSSNQWLTAALVIVLAVLCVLFSFTDSVLGRDKKLYYGIATLRGFNVFNFSDEEEKLQWTPAEFRRLRIRPLDFVRAVFTALVFLTVAFSDVGLQNCFFPNTGMNTQELFKNLPLGIAFLSSFVFMIFPTKRKGIGYSDTTPRQKLT, encoded by the coding sequence ATGGAACAGCTTAGGATATTCCTAGTCGAGCGCACAATGGCGTCTCCCCCATCTTCCACCGTGATCCAGATGCCTCCAACACCACACAACAACGGCGAACCGACGCTGGCCCCGGCCACGCCAAAGGACGCCGGTGACGTGCCGACCACGGCGCCCGCAGCAGCTGCCGGACCAGCACCCACGGCGACGGACAAGGTGATGTCGAGTGCGGCGAACCTCGCGCAGCTCCTGCCGACGGGCACAGTGCTGGCGTACCAGGCGCTGTCCCCGTCTTTCACCAACCACGGCAAGTGCTTCTCCTCCAACCAGTGGCTCACCGCAGCGCTGGTCATCGTCCTCGCCGTCCTGTGCGTCCTCTTCTCCTTTACCGACAGCGTCCTCGGCCGCGACAAAAAGCTCTACTATGGCATCGCCACGCTGCGAGGTTTCAACGTCTTCAACTTCTCGGACGAAGAGGAGAAGCTGCAATGGACTCCCGCCGAGTTCCGGAGGCTCCGCATCCGGCCGCTGGACTTCGTGCGCGCCGTCTTCACGGCCCTGGTGTTCCTCACCGTGGCCTTCAGCGACGTGGGGCTGCAGAACTGCTTCTTCCCCAACACTGGCATGAACACCCAGGAGCTTTTCAAGAACCTGCCTCTGGGCATCGCGTTTCTGTCCAGTTTTGTGTTCATGATCTTCCCCACAAAACGGAAGGGCATCGGCTACAGCGACACCACTCCTCGACAAAAGCTCACTTGA